In Anthocerotibacter panamensis C109, the sequence GGGGCAATAAAGCCGAAGTCCTGTCCCACATTGATGAGGCCAACGCGCAGGAGATGCCGGTCTTAGCCTTTGGTCCTGGAGCGATGCACCGCGAGGAACTGGCCCATACCACTCACGGCCACGACGAAGGCCATGAGGAGGGTCACTACCACGATCCCCACGAATCCACCTGGACGATGACGCTGCCCTTGGTTGTTCTGGCGGTGCCCTCGGTCTTCATTGGGTTGATTGGTACGCCTTTTAACAACTTCTTTGAGGCGTATATCCATCCACCCGGAGAACTGGTCGCGCATGGTGCAGAACATTCTTTTAATCTGAATGAATTTCTGCTGGTAGGGGGTTCCTCGACGCTCTTCTCCCTGATTGGGATTAGTGTCGCCTACTACCTCTATCGGGTGCGCACGGATCTGCCGGGAAGGATTGCCCGTCAACTCCAGCCCTTGTATCAGTTCTCCCTGCACAAGTGGTACATCGATGACCTGTACGATCTCCTCTTCGTCCGGGGGTCACGTACCGTGGCTAAAGTCGCCCTCACCAACGACCAAAAAGTGGTGGACGGGGTGGTAAACGCTTCAGGGTTTGCGACCTTGTTTGCCGGGGAGGGTCTGAAGTACTTCGAGTCGGGGCGCGCCCAATTCTACACCCTGATTATCTTTGCCTCCGTAGTGGTCCTGGTCTGGTTCCTGGGATTACTCTAGCGCCTGCATTGCTGCGAGGGATTGCCGTATGTTCCCCTGGTTAAGTGTCATTGTTCTGTTGCCTTTGGTGGCTTGTCTGGTCATTCCCTTCCTCTCTGAAAAGAATGGCGGGGCTCAGATCAAGTGGTTCACGCTGGTGGTCGCCTTGGTGGACTTCCTGTTGATGGTAGCCGCGTTCTACCTCCACTACGACCCGAGTAGTCCGGGGATGCAGTTGGTCGAGCGCTATGTCTGGGTCGCCCCGGTCGGGCTGGAGTGGTCGCTGGGGGTAGATGGGCTCTCGATGCCCTTGGTCCTCCTCACGGGCTTTATTACGACCCTGGCTGTCGTCGCCTCTTGGCCGGTGACCCTGAGGCCCAAGTTTTTCTTCTTCCTGATGCTCATTATGCTGACGGGGATGGCTGGGGTCTTCATGGTCCAGGATATGGTGCTGTTCTTCCTGTTCTGGGAACTAGAACTGATCCCGGTCTACTTACTCCTTGCGATCTGGGGCGGCTATGGACGCCTCTACGCAGCGACTAAGTTCATTCTCTATACCGCCCTCAGTTCTCTATTCATCCTGGTCGTGGGCCTTGCGCTCTACTTCCAAGCCGGGACGTTGAACATGGTCGCGTTGAGTAACAAAACCTATCCGATCACGTTCCAACTGTTGTGCTTCGCCGGACTCTTTATCGCCTACGCGGTCAAGCTGCCCATTTTCCCCTTCCACACTTGGCTCCCAGATGCCCACGGGGAGGCTACGGCTCCGGTGCACATGCTCCTGGCGGGGATCTTGCTTAAGATGGGCGGGTATGCGCTGATCCGTATGAATGTGGGGTTCTTCCCGGATGCGACGCGCTATTTCGCGCCGGTTCTCATTGGTCTCGGGATCATCAACATCATCTACGCAGCCCTGACCTCTTTCGCACAGCCCAACCTCAAGCGGAAGATCGCCTATTCTTCGATCTCGCACATGGGGTTTGTGTTGATCGGGATCGGTTCCTTGACGGAGATCGGGATGAACGGAGCGATGCTCCAAATGGTCTCCCACGGGCTTATCGGGGCGTCTCTGTTCTTCCTAGTCGGGGCGACCTATGACCGTACCCATACGCTGATTCTCAAGCAGATGGGCGGGATTGCCGAGAAGATGCCGCGCATCTTTACTATGTTTACCGTCTGCTCCTTTGCTTCTTTGGCCTTACCAGGAATGAGCGGCTTCGTGGCGGAACTGATGGTCTTTATCGGGATGGCGACTTCTCCTGCCTACAATGACCCTTTTAAGGCCCTTGTTGTGTTCTTGGCAGCGGTTGGCGTCATCCTCACGCCGATCTATCTGCTCTCCATGCTCCGCGAGATCTTCTACAGCAAGCTCAATCATGACGTGCTCCACGAAGAAGATCTGGTGGACGCCGAGCCCCGCGAACTCTTCGTCATTGGCTGCTTGCTCGTACCCATTTTTGGGATCGGTCTCTATCCAAAGCTGACTACAGATATGTATGAGGCGACGACGACGCATTTGGTCCAAATGACCAAGGAGCGCTTCCAGCAACCTGTAGCTGCGCTCCCACCTGCCCTTCAAGCGGTCTTTAACCCGGACCCTGTCGCCAAGACACAGAAGATCAGCAGCAGCATGAAGACAGGAACGGCTGAGTAAACGGTCGGACCAACTTCTGAAACACGGTCCTTGTGCAAGGGGACCGTGTTTTATCATTCAAAATCGATCCGTGAATTAGAGGAGTTCGGCTTCCTCAAAAATTTCTTTTATGGAGAGCGATAGCCCCGGAAACAGTGGGTCTGTGATGGGGATATCCCCGGTATAGATTTGGCTGGGGCGGTCAGGGAAGAAGACTTGTAAAAATAGGGCATCCGGTTCCACCAACCACATCCGTAAGACACCCGCAGCAAAGTAATCCTGGGCTTTGTTCTCAAATTCCTGGATGGTCTGACCGGGTGAGAGAATTTCAAGGACTAGCTCGGGAGGGACAGGACAGGCACGCGTGCGCCTGACGCTAGCCGGTAGACGCTCATAGGAAATATACGTCACATCGGGTACGGGTGCCCAGTCTTCACCGCGACGTTTCAAGGCCAAGGCCCACTCTAGCCGGACCCGACCATGGAATTTGGCCCAACGGCTTAAGAGGGTGGTCAGGGTAAAAGTCAATATAGAATGCGTTTCTTGGGGGGACACTTTAGGAACTGCCTGACCGTCTACTAATTCATAGGTTACGTCTCCTGCGGGTAGGGCGAGAAACGCTTCTAGTGTAAGTTTTGTGCCAGCGCTGACCATGAGAATCCCTAAGGCACAGACAGGTATATTT encodes:
- a CDS encoding NAD(P)H-quinone oxidoreductase subunit 4; the protein is MFPWLSVIVLLPLVACLVIPFLSEKNGGAQIKWFTLVVALVDFLLMVAAFYLHYDPSSPGMQLVERYVWVAPVGLEWSLGVDGLSMPLVLLTGFITTLAVVASWPVTLRPKFFFFLMLIMLTGMAGVFMVQDMVLFFLFWELELIPVYLLLAIWGGYGRLYAATKFILYTALSSLFILVVGLALYFQAGTLNMVALSNKTYPITFQLLCFAGLFIAYAVKLPIFPFHTWLPDAHGEATAPVHMLLAGILLKMGGYALIRMNVGFFPDATRYFAPVLIGLGIINIIYAALTSFAQPNLKRKIAYSSISHMGFVLIGIGSLTEIGMNGAMLQMVSHGLIGASLFFLVGATYDRTHTLILKQMGGIAEKMPRIFTMFTVCSFASLALPGMSGFVAELMVFIGMATSPAYNDPFKALVVFLAAVGVILTPIYLLSMLREIFYSKLNHDVLHEEDLVDAEPRELFVIGCLLVPIFGIGLYPKLTTDMYEATTTHLVQMTKERFQQPVAALPPALQAVFNPDPVAKTQKISSSMKTGTAE
- a CDS encoding Uma2 family endonuclease; translated protein: MVSAGTKLTLEAFLALPAGDVTYELVDGQAVPKVSPQETHSILTFTLTTLLSRWAKFHGRVRLEWALALKRRGEDWAPVPDVTYISYERLPASVRRTRACPVPPELVLEILSPGQTIQEFENKAQDYFAAGVLRMWLVEPDALFLQVFFPDRPSQIYTGDIPITDPLFPGLSLSIKEIFEEAELL